The Bacteroidales bacterium genomic interval ATGACTTCAGTTTTACCAGCGTTAGATGCCCTTGTTTTAACTTCAGATAATGAAGGAACACCCGTTTCTCTGATTGAAGCACAGGCTTGTCAAATCCCAGTAATTACAACTGACGTTGGCGGCATTCCTGATATTGTCATCTCAGAAAAAACGGCTTTACTATCTCCCAAAAGAAATATACCTGCCATGGTAAAAAATATTATAACTTTGATAGAAAACAGCCAGCTACGAGAAGAAATGCGAAGATATGGTCAGGAATTTGTGAAGCAAAATTTTACATACGAACTTCTTATTCAACGTATGAGGTCATTGTATTTTGATTTGTTGCGTAAAAAAGGCATCATAGAAATATGAAAAAAATTGTTTTTGCTGAACCTATTCATTACTTAGAGAGTGAAATTCTTGATTTACAAAAAAATATCCAAGAGTTAGGTCATATTGTGGAATTTTATCTTGAAAAACCTTCGTCAGAAGAGGATATAGTTAATCGTTGTTTCGATGCTCATATGGTAATTGTGAGTAATTATCCTCTGAAAAGGATATTACTTGAACGTCTTACGAATCTCGAACATATTGGAGTGGCTTTCAGTGGCTTAGATCATATAGACTTAAATTATTGTCGTGAAAAAGGAATTCGAGTTTCAAATACTCCTGGTTATTCAACTCAAGCAGTTGCTGAGCAGACCATACTTATGACATTGATGCTACTTAGAAATGCAATAAAAATGCATGAACTAACATTGGCAAGCAGGGATCGTGGTGGTTTTCTTGGACAAGAACTTGCAGGAAAAACTGTTGGAATTATTGGTTTTGGCAAGATTGGGAGAAGAGTGGCCGAGCTATTTGACTCTTTTGGTTCTAACATACTCATAGCAGAACATCCTTCCATTATAGATTCCCCTTATCCTATCGTAAGTATTAATGAACTTTTAAGAACTTCTGACATTGTTACTCTCCATGTTCCTCTAAAAGAGGGAAATTATCATTTATTATCGCGAGACCGTATTTTTTCTATGAAAAAAGGATCCTATTTGATAAATGTTGCACGTGGGAAAGTGGTAGATTACGAAGCACTTAGGGATGCATTGATTAATCGGCATTTGGCAGGTGCAGCTTTGGATGTTTATGAAATAGAACCACCATTACCTAATGATTATCCTCTTCTTAAATTACCGAACGTTATTTTATTCCCTCATACTGCTTATGCTACACAAGAAGCTATCAGTAGACGTTTCTCTATGTTAAAACATATCATTTTGAATTGGTTAATGGAGGAAGAAAGTTCATGAATAGGAGCTTTTTTATTGTATTTTTTGGCATTCATTGTTTAATATTTTTTGCTCAAAGCTGGCAAGGGGGGATACCTATCATAAAAAATTATAGACCTGCTGACTACAAAGGTTATTCGCAAAACTGGTCTGTTATTCAAAACGACAATCGTATTTTAATGGTTGCCAACGGTGATGGAGTGTTGATGTATGATGGTTTTACTTGGGAAAAAATTATTCTTCCTAATTACGCAACCCCTCTGCGTTTTTTAAAAGGCAAGAATGGGATTATTTGGGTAAGTGGCTTTTCCGAATTAGGCTATCTTTTCCCTAACATTAAAGAAGGTTACACGTATGTTTCTCTTAAACCATTGCTTCCTTCAGAACATCGTGTTTTTTCTTTTATTAAGGAAATGGCAGTAACGTCTTCGGGGGTATATTTTAATACTAAAACTCATATTTTTCAATTTTCACTTAAAGGAGTCCATGTTATTTCTGTTCCATCTGGAATTCATTTATCTCAGTGGAACGATCAGGCTTTTTTGTTTTCTGAAGGCAACATATACGTATTAGATGATCACAAACTTAACAGAATTGACAGTTCACGGTTGATTACTCGAGTGTTAGCTTCATCAGCCATCGCTTCTGATACTTTATTGTTATGGGATGAAACCAATGGTTTACTATGTGTTTCAAGTAGAAAAGAAAAAAACAATATTTCGCTTCATGTCACAAAAATACCAGTACCCATTGAACCTATTTTAAAAGAGAATAGCGTTTCTCATTTTATCAAATTAAGTTTAGGGGGATATGCTTTTGCAACACTTAAAAAAGGAACATTTTTAATGGATCACCGGTTTAATCTTATCACACATCTATCGAGAGAAACTGGTTTGATCAACGAGACTCATAACTATTTGTACGAAGATCCGAATCGGAATTTGTGGATTTCAATGGATTATGGTCTCGCAAAAATCAATTTAAATGCTCCACTTTTTCAGTTCAATTACAGTAAAGGAATACGCGGTAGTGTGCTGGATGTTACTAGAATTGGAAGTAAAATACTTGCGGGGACTTGGCAGGGATTATTTATTCTCGATACAAAGTTGACTGATCATTATTTTCATCTTCACCCTCAGATATCTACTCAGGTCTGGAAATTTTTGCCCATAAAACTTTCCCATCATTTATATCAGGTTATGATTACCTCTTCTGGGGTTTTCCTTTTGGATAGTTTACTGAATTTGAAAAAAATAGACGAAGGTAACTTTTTTCACCTTGCCACTTTGAAGAATCCTGACTTAATTGCAAGTGCGCAAAGAATGTCTATTTCTGTTTACCAGTATCAGAACAAAAGATGGTCTAAATGGACGATCTTCATAGGTGATAACATCCGTTCCATGGTTGGATGGGAAAATCATTTATATGTTTCTACAATGAACAAAGGTATTTTTCATATTACTTTTTTTCAGGCTAAAGACCAATTGATTTGGAAGAAAGATAGTTTAATACTTCCCCCCGAGGTGAGCAAAAATGAATTAAAAACTCTTTTTTTGTCAAGCAACAAAGTATTGCTTTCGACAAACAATGGGCTTTATCATTTGCAAGGTTCTTTTATAGTGCCCTGGATCAGTACTCAAAATTCCCTCTATAAATTGTTTCCTACTTTTCGTGTATCTTACATTGCTCAAGGAAATGATTCTGTTTACTGGGTTCAGCTTGATTCAAAAGAATTAGGGAAAAAAATTTTATTGACATATCACCCACTTAGCAATTGGGTTTTAAGGACTTTGAGCTTTTTTCCTCCTCTGGAAATTTACAATATTTACCTAGACGGAGACAGTCTCATTTGGTTTTCAACTGATGAAGGGGTGTTTTGTTATGACAGACGGTTGGAATTTCTTTCCATCAAAAAACAAAAAGATGTCATTTCTAGTATTAGTGTTCAAATAGATGACAGTCTTCTTTATCATGGAATCAGTGATCAAGGAAATTGGATATATTTAGGAAATATATCATATTCTAAGAAACTTATTCGTTTTGTTTTTTCGTCATCAAATTATGAAGATGAGAGTCAAAATATTTTTATATGCAAACTCAATAATCATGATCATAACTGGCAAGTGCTCGAAAATCGAAATGTAAAAGAGTATAGTAATTTATCGCCTGGACATTATACGTTTCAGGTCAAAAGTATTTCTCCTTCTGGCACTGAAACAGATATTAAACTTGTTGAGTTTAGAGTTTTGTCTCCTTGGTATATGAGTTGGTGGGCAATTGTCTTTGGCATCATGATTTTGTTTATTTTGTTAACCTCTATTGTTTTTTATTTAAACCGAAGACTTATACATGCGAAGATACGACTTGAAAAACAAGTCAGGGAGCGAACTAAAGAAATTGAGCTGCGCAACAAGGAGTTGGAGCTAGAAAAGGAAAAATCCGATTTTTTACTTTACAACATTTTACCTGTTAAAGTTGCAGAGGAATTAAAAACACGCGGAAAATTCAAACCCATTAAGGTTTATCAAGCTTCTGTTCTTTTTACTGACTTTGTTAGATTTAGTGTACTAACTGAACAATATACTTCAGAGGAATTGGTAGAAAAGCTTGATTTAATTTTTTCACGTTTTGATGATATTTGCTCGCGCTACAATTTGGAAAAGGTAAAAACCATTGGCGATTCACATATGAGTGTAGGAGGAATTCCAGTTTTTTCTCAAGTTCATGCCATTGATGCTGCATTGGCTGCTGTCGAAATGGTTGATTTTATTGAATATTTGCATGAAGTTGATGAAACTTTCAAACCATGGAAATTACGGATTGGTATTCATACCGGACATTTAATAGCAGGAGTTGTTGGAAAGAGAAAATTTGGTTTTGATGTATGGGGTTCAACGGTCAATATGGCAAGTCGTTTACAGGAATCGAGTGAACCAAATAAAATCAATATATCTCATGAAACTGCTCTTCAAATTGAAGAATTTTTTGATTTGACCTATAGAGGAAAAATTGCCGTAAAACATCAGGGAGAAATTCACATGTATTTCATCGATGGCATCAAAGCAAAGTACAGTGTAGATGGTAAGGGTAAGAGACCTAATAAACTCTTTAGAGAAAAATATGTAAAATTATTACAAATACAATATTTAAATTTGTAGCAATGAAATTCGAAGAAGTAAAAAGGTACCTTTTAAACAAGCTCCATTATTGTTTAGCGCCAGATTTGTACTACCATGGTGTACAGCATACACTGAGCGTGATGGAAGCAGCTGAACTTTATGCTGAAAATGAAGCAATATTTGGAAAAGAAAGAAGTATTTTGTTAACAGCGGCACTTTTTCACGATTCCGGCTACCTTGTGAGGTACGAAAACAACGAATCTATTTCAGTTGGCCTTTGTTGGACAGTTTTACCTGAATTTGGGTATAAAAATGAAGATATTCAATACATTGTAAAACTTATTGAGGCTACGTCAGTTCCTCAAAAACCTTTTGATAAGTTAAGCAAAATTTTATGTGATGCAGATCTCGATTACTTGGGTAGAGATGATTACTTCGAAATGAGTTGCAACTTACGCAAAGAGTGGGATGCTTATGGAAAAAAATTAAGTCATGATGAATGGTTTAATGTGCAAATTAAGTTTTTGAGTTCTCATAAATATTTCACTCATACAGCTCACGTACTTAGAGAAGCTAAAAAGCTTAAGCACCTAAGAATGATTAAAGAATCATTAGTAACCATATAGTTAAACTTTTTTATTAACTTCTTGCATCATATTGATTAGTTTGCTTATATTTAGTTTCGGTGACTTTTAAAAAACGCAAATAGCATAATTTTGCATGTAGTTTCATTCTCGATTTTATTTTACTAAATCTTCAACAGCGAAATAAGTATCAAGATATCACCAAGCAGCTTGAAAAGTTAGTTAAACTAAACACTCTAACCACTATTCAAATTATTGATTATGTCTTCGATTGTAAATTATTGTTTGTTTATTCCTTTTTTTTCTAGCCATCAGATCGATACTTCTCTTATGCTTTCTTACATGGATTTAATCTTATTCATTCATTGAATTAACTCAATGGAACAATGGTTGAGTTAATTGGAACTAGGTTCTTTTTTTTGGAAAAAAGATCAACAAAGGCGTTTTAAAAAATAACATTTGTTTAATATATATTTGCATATGAAAAAGCGCGTTTATATTGAAACGTATGGTTGTCAGATGAACGTTTCAGACACTCAAGTTATTTACTCTATATTATCAAAGGAAGGATATGAATTTTGTCAACAACCGGCTGATGCTGATCTAATTTTAATGAATACTTGTAGCATACGCGAGCATGCTGAAGAAAAGATCATTTCTCGAGCAAAAGAGCTGATTTCTTTGAAGAAAAAAAAGCCAGGATTAAAGATAGGGATTGTTGGATGTATGAGTACGTGGAATAAGCAAAAACTCTTTGATAAAATTCCCCAACTTGATCTCATAGCGGGACCTGATAGCTACCGAAATTTGCCTTTACTTCTGAAGCAGAGTTATAGTGGAGAAACTCATCTCATGGATATTCTTCTTTCAAATACTGAGACATACGAAGATATTTTGCCTTATTACCCTGAGAATTATGTGACTGCTTTTGTTTCGATCATGCGAGGATGTAACAATTTCTGTGCTTACTGTGTTGTACCTTTCACAAGAGGAAGAGAACGATCTCGCCCCTTGCATTCGATTATGAATGAGGTTCACGATCTGATGGAGAAAGGCGTTAAAGAAATTACTTTTTTAGGGCAAAACGTTAACTCATATAAATGGGATGATGGTTGTAGAAAATGGTTTTTCCCTGATTTATTGGATCACGTTGCTACTCACTTTCCATCACTACGGATTCGCTTTGCTACCAGTCACCCCAAAGATGTATCGCGAGAGCTTGTTGAAGTTATGGCTCAATACCCTAACATTGCACCTTCTATTCACTTGCCACTTCAATCTGGAAGTAATCGAATTCTTAGAAGGATGAACAGAAATTATACTTTGGAAGAATACAAAGAAAAAATACAATGGTTTTATGATACAATTCCTGGCATCACTGTGAGTACGGATATCATTGCAGGTTTTTGTGGAGAGACAGAAGAAGATCATCAGAAAACCCTTGAGGCCATGAAAGATATTCATTTTTTCTATGCTTACATGTTCAAGTACAGTGAACGTCCAGGAACTCTCGCCGCTCAGAAATATGTTGATGATGTTGCTGATGATGTCAAAACTCGTCGCTTGCAAGAGATCATTCAACTTCAACAACAGCTTTCCTATGAACATAACCTGCGCGACATTAATAAAACATTTGATGTATTAATTGAAGGACCTTCGCATAAAAATCCGAATGAATGGTTTGGTAGAACAGGTCAGAACAAAGTAGTCGTTTTCCCTTTTCAAGGTAAAAGGCCAGGTGACGTAGTTAAAGTAAAAGTTGTAGAAGTTACATCGGCGACGTTGAGAGGTATTCCATGGCCAGAAACTAATCTGATGTAATTTTACTACTTTTGTCTCGCGATGTTTTCCTTTTTTATAGATGCAACCGATAATAAAGCCCGTGCAGGTGTCTTAACTACAGATCACGGCCGGGTAGAAACACCTATCTTCATGCCTGTAGGGACTTTGGGTAATGTTAAAGGAGTTTTGTTCAGTCAGTTGGAGCAAGATATCAAGGCTCAAATATTACTTTCAAATACTTATCATCTCTATTTAAGACCCGGTCTTGAGGTAATACGCTCTGTCGGTGGCTTACATAGGTTTACTGGTTGGAATAATCCTATTTTAACTGATAGTGGTGGGTATCAAGTATATTCTTTAAGTAAAATTCGTAAGATTACTGAAGATGGTATCAAGTTTTCATCTCATATTGATGGATCGTTACATTTTTTTTCGCCCGAGAAGGTTATCGAAATACAACGAGTTTTGGGTTCTGACATTATGATGGTACTGGATGAATGTCCGCCATATCCTTCCGACCGAAAATATATTGAAAAAAGTCTCAAGCTTACTCATTCGTGGCTTGATCGTTGCATAATATGTTTTAACCAAACTGAGTCGTTGTATGGACATGAGCAGGTTTTGTTTCCCATCGTACAAGGTGGTACTTACGAAGATTTAAGAAAGCAATCAGCCGAATATGTTTCTCAGAAAGAGATGGCAGGTTATGCCATAGGAGGTTTAAGTGTTGGAGAACCCGAAAAGCTCATGTATGAAATGACGGAGCTTTCTTGTTCGGTTTTACCGAAGGATAAGCCTCGTTACTTGATGGGAGTAGGCACGCCTGCAAATATTCTTCATGCCATTGCTCTCGGGGTAGATATGTTTGATTGCGTCATACCGACACGTAATGGAAGAAACGGATGGTTATATACATGGAATGGCATTCTTCATATTCGAAACAAAAAATGGCAATTTGTTCATGAACCAATAGATCCATATAGTTCTCTTGAACTTGATCGTGTGACTTCGAAATCTTTTTTAAGGCATTTATTTGTAGCTGGTGAAATGCTCGGTCCGATTATTGCTACTATTCATAATCTTTCTTTTTTTATGGAATTAGTTAGAGAAGCTAGAAGACGTATCATGGAGGGTACATTTAGTCAGTGGTATGAAAAAGCTGCTCAACGCTGCATGCAGAAGTTGTGATTATGAAAAAATTTGATTGGTATATTTTTCGACGCTTTTTCCTTTCTTTCGTTCTTGCAATCAGTTTATTGGTTTTAATTATAGTTTTATTTGATCTGTCTGAAAAGATCGACAGGTTTATTGAAAAAAAAGCACCTTTTTCTGAAATTTTATTGGTATATTATTTCAATTTCATACCTTACTTCGTAAATCTTTTTATTGCTTTATTTGTCTTTATTACCGTAATTTTTGTTACGTCAAGAATGGCTATGCATGGAGAAACAGTTGCCATATTTACCAGTGGGGTAAGTTTTAATCGCTATCTACGTCCCTTTTTATGTGTAGCTTTTCTACTTTTTGTTTTTTCACTTTATCTCCAAAACTTTGCCATTCCTCCCGCCAATAAAAAACGTTTTGATTTTGAATGGAAATATATTAAACGTAATAAACCTTTTGGTTCTTTTAATATTTACATGCAATTAAGTCAAAATACGTATTTTTCACTTGAAACCTATTCATTTTCAAGTAATATCGGATACATGTGTTACATTATACAGATGGATTTTGAAAAAGGATTGCATAGAATGGTTTTTGCTCAAACCATTAGTTATGACACATCTGATGGAAAATGGATACTGATGAATGGATATGAAAGAACAATCGGACCACGAGAGGAGAATATATATTCATTTGAAAAAAAAGATAGCGTTCTTCCACTTCATCCTCGGGAGCTTCATAAGGACTTTGAAAACACGGATGTAATGAATTTTTTTCAACTTGAACATTTCATAGAAAGGCAAAGAGAAAGAGCTTCCGATCGAGTTCCAGCTTTACTTGTCGAGAAACATAGAAGGTTAGCATTTCCTTTTGCTACCATTATTTTAACAATACTTGGTGTCGCAATTGGTAGCAGAAGAGTTCGAGGAGGCACTGGTTTTCATATAGGTCTTGGCCTAGGATTAAGTTTTACTTATATTCTTTTCATGCAGATTTTTAGTTCCCTAGGGATTAGTGGCGATTTGCCACCATTGATAGCTACATGGATGCCTAACATTATTTTTGCTATAGTTGCTTTGATAGCAGTCAGATTTGCACAGAAGTAAAATTATTTTATGCTTGCACTGGCGGTATTTTTGCTTACCTGAGTAAGAATGAAATTTGTCAAGTATGGGGTTTCATTTTCCCAAAAATGGTAGTTGTGTTTTTCACCTTTGACAAAGCGATATTGGATGTTGCAGCCATAATGAAGTAGTATGCGCACTAGGGTATCTGATTGCACAACAGAAACAACAGGATCATCCATTCCGTGAGCTACATAAAGAGGAGGGAGAAAACAATCCTTGTAATAACTCATTTTTCTTATGAATTCCCGTAAGAGATTGTCTTTACCTTCCCAACGATTGGGAAAATGTTCATAATTGCCATAATGATAGATCATTAAATTGTCGTTTGGATTGAGGGTTTGGTCATAATCACCCGACAAAAGACCTACACCTGAAAAGAGAAAGGGTTCTTCAAGCAAAAGAGCAAAAGCTCCACGTGCACCGGTAGAAAGACCAATAATAAAATTATTGTCTCCTTTTTTAAATAAATTGATAGTATCCTGTAAATATGGAATCACTGTATCCTTAAGCCAACTTAACAGAGGTTGATGCTTGAAAACAGGAAGTGTTTCCTTGTAAGTAACCTTTGCATAGAGACTTTTACCCATGTCCGGTACTATTAAGATAAAGCCGGCATCAAGGAGTTTTTCGTCCAAAGAGGTTTCCTCAAACCATTGAAGGGGCGGAAGGTTCCAGCCATGTAGCAGTAAAACTTGTCCTTTCTTTACAAAATGTGAAGGGAAAAATATATAAATTTTTCTTGTGGTTTGTTTCCAAGAAATATTTAACGTGAGCTTATTAACATGAGATTTGAAGAATCGTGTATGCTGAAACTCAATTCCTTTCAAACCTTCAAATGTACCCAACTTATGACAAGCTGAAAGCAACAAAATGACACTAAAAATTGGAAAAAACCTGAATTTCATAAAGCATGTTTCAATAAAAACAAAGTTATTAATTTTAGAACAAAAATGTCGGCATTTGTTCATCTTCACCTACACAGCATTTACTCAGTTCTTGATGGCGCTTGTGATATTAAACGATTATTGAATCGTGCAAAAGAACTAAAAATGCCAGCTGTGGCTCTAACTGATCACGGCAACATGTACGGAATACTAGAATTTTTCCTGCATGCTAAAGAATATGGAATTAAACCTATTTTGGGAGTTGAGACTTATGTAGCAAGAAAATCCATATATGACAAAATTACTCGTGAAGATAGAAGTGGATTTCATCTCATATTACTAGCTAAAAACTACACTGGCTATCAGAATCTATCACAATTGATTACCATTGCGAATCTTGAAGGTTTTCATTATACGCCACGTATAGATAAAGAGTTGTTGGAGAAATATCATGAAGGTATCATTGCTACTTCAGCTTGCTTGGGTGGTGAAATTGCATGGTCAATACTACACAAAGGCGAAGATGAAGCCATGAGAGTTGCAACAGAGTACAAGGACCTTTTTCAGGATGATTTCTACCTTGAATTAATGGATCATGGATTGTCTGATCAGCAAACGGTAAATCGTGCTATTCTTAACATTTCAAAAAAATTAAACATTAAAGTGATAGCCACCAATGACGTACATTATATTTTCAAGGACGATTTTAATGCTCACAGTGCGTTGATTAAGATTAACACCAATAGAGAAGACGACGAACAACTTCAATATACAGGTCAAGAATACCTCAAAACTTACGAAGAAATGTATGAGCTTTTCAAGGATATTCCAGAAGCTTTAAAAAATACGCTTGAAATTGCCGAAAAAGTGGAGGATTATAGCATTTTGCACGAAGTACAATTACCAGAATTCCCACGTCCCTCATCTTTTAAATCCGATGATGAATATCTAGATTATCTTACATGGAAAGGAGCACGGAATAAATATCAGCATTTATCTCCTGAAATTGAAGAAAGAATACAATTTGAGCTAGATATCATTAAGAAAATGGGATTTGCTGGTTACTTTTTGATAGTTCAAGATTTTATTACGTATGCTCGGAGTAATGGCATTCTCGTAGGTCCTGGGCGTGGTAGCGCAGCAGGTTCTATTGTGGCTTACTGTCTCGGCATTACCAACATTGATCCACTTAAATACAAGTTACTCTTCGAGCGTTTTTTAAATGTCGAACGCATCTCTATGCCAGATATTGATGTGGATTTCGATGATGTTGGCAGAGATGATGTGATACGTTATGTTGCTGAAAAGTATGGTCATGATAAAGTTTGTCAGATTGTTACTTTCAATAAGTTAGCTGCACGTTCGTCCATACGAGACGTTGGAAGAATATTAAAACTCGAGCAAAGTATTATTAATCAAGTAGCTAAGCTTGTTCCTTCGATCCCCAATGCCACTATTGATATGGCATTTCAAAACAAAGACTTTGTTGATCTCTACGAGAAAGATGAAAGAATCAAAAAAATG includes:
- a CDS encoding alpha/beta hydrolase-fold protein, with amino-acid sequence MKFRFFPIFSVILLLSACHKLGTFEGLKGIEFQHTRFFKSHVNKLTLNISWKQTTRKIYIFFPSHFVKKGQVLLLHGWNLPPLQWFEETSLDEKLLDAGFILIVPDMGKSLYAKVTYKETLPVFKHQPLLSWLKDTVIPYLQDTINLFKKGDNNFIIGLSTGARGAFALLLEEPFLFSGVGLLSGDYDQTLNPNDNLMIYHYGNYEHFPNRWEGKDNLLREFIRKMSYYKDCFLPPLYVAHGMDDPVVSVVQSDTLVRILLHYGCNIQYRFVKGEKHNYHFWENETPYLTNFILTQVSKNTASASIK
- the tgt gene encoding tRNA guanosine(34) transglycosylase Tgt; protein product: MFSFFIDATDNKARAGVLTTDHGRVETPIFMPVGTLGNVKGVLFSQLEQDIKAQILLSNTYHLYLRPGLEVIRSVGGLHRFTGWNNPILTDSGGYQVYSLSKIRKITEDGIKFSSHIDGSLHFFSPEKVIEIQRVLGSDIMMVLDECPPYPSDRKYIEKSLKLTHSWLDRCIICFNQTESLYGHEQVLFPIVQGGTYEDLRKQSAEYVSQKEMAGYAIGGLSVGEPEKLMYEMTELSCSVLPKDKPRYLMGVGTPANILHAIALGVDMFDCVIPTRNGRNGWLYTWNGILHIRNKKWQFVHEPIDPYSSLELDRVTSKSFLRHLFVAGEMLGPIIATIHNLSFFMELVREARRRIMEGTFSQWYEKAAQRCMQKL
- a CDS encoding LptF/LptG family permease: MKKFDWYIFRRFFLSFVLAISLLVLIIVLFDLSEKIDRFIEKKAPFSEILLVYYFNFIPYFVNLFIALFVFITVIFVTSRMAMHGETVAIFTSGVSFNRYLRPFLCVAFLLFVFSLYLQNFAIPPANKKRFDFEWKYIKRNKPFGSFNIYMQLSQNTYFSLETYSFSSNIGYMCYIIQMDFEKGLHRMVFAQTISYDTSDGKWILMNGYERTIGPREENIYSFEKKDSVLPLHPRELHKDFENTDVMNFFQLEHFIERQRERASDRVPALLVEKHRRLAFPFATIILTILGVAIGSRRVRGGTGFHIGLGLGLSFTYILFMQIFSSLGISGDLPPLIATWMPNIIFAIVALIAVRFAQK
- a CDS encoding HD domain-containing protein encodes the protein MKFEEVKRYLLNKLHYCLAPDLYYHGVQHTLSVMEAAELYAENEAIFGKERSILLTAALFHDSGYLVRYENNESISVGLCWTVLPEFGYKNEDIQYIVKLIEATSVPQKPFDKLSKILCDADLDYLGRDDYFEMSCNLRKEWDAYGKKLSHDEWFNVQIKFLSSHKYFTHTAHVLREAKKLKHLRMIKESLVTI
- a CDS encoding hydroxyacid dehydrogenase → MKKIVFAEPIHYLESEILDLQKNIQELGHIVEFYLEKPSSEEDIVNRCFDAHMVIVSNYPLKRILLERLTNLEHIGVAFSGLDHIDLNYCREKGIRVSNTPGYSTQAVAEQTILMTLMLLRNAIKMHELTLASRDRGGFLGQELAGKTVGIIGFGKIGRRVAELFDSFGSNILIAEHPSIIDSPYPIVSINELLRTSDIVTLHVPLKEGNYHLLSRDRIFSMKKGSYLINVARGKVVDYEALRDALINRHLAGAALDVYEIEPPLPNDYPLLKLPNVILFPHTAYATQEAISRRFSMLKHIILNWLMEEESS
- the miaB gene encoding tRNA (N6-isopentenyl adenosine(37)-C2)-methylthiotransferase MiaB, whose amino-acid sequence is MKKRVYIETYGCQMNVSDTQVIYSILSKEGYEFCQQPADADLILMNTCSIREHAEEKIISRAKELISLKKKKPGLKIGIVGCMSTWNKQKLFDKIPQLDLIAGPDSYRNLPLLLKQSYSGETHLMDILLSNTETYEDILPYYPENYVTAFVSIMRGCNNFCAYCVVPFTRGRERSRPLHSIMNEVHDLMEKGVKEITFLGQNVNSYKWDDGCRKWFFPDLLDHVATHFPSLRIRFATSHPKDVSRELVEVMAQYPNIAPSIHLPLQSGSNRILRRMNRNYTLEEYKEKIQWFYDTIPGITVSTDIIAGFCGETEEDHQKTLEAMKDIHFFYAYMFKYSERPGTLAAQKYVDDVADDVKTRRLQEIIQLQQQLSYEHNLRDINKTFDVLIEGPSHKNPNEWFGRTGQNKVVVFPFQGKRPGDVVKVKVVEVTSATLRGIPWPETNLM